In the genome of Paenibacillus sp. FSL R5-0766, one region contains:
- the mtaB gene encoding tRNA (N(6)-L-threonylcarbamoyladenosine(37)-C(2))-methylthiotransferase MtaB gives MPSVAFYTLGCKVNFYDTEAIWQLFKNEGYDQVDFDEQTADVYLINTCTVTNTGDKKSRQIIRRAIRRNPEAIVAVTGCYAQTSPAEILDIPGVDLVIGTQDRDKILPYVNEIKESRQPVNAVRNIMKTRVFEEMDVPDFADRTRAFLKIQDGCNNFCTFCIIPWSRGLSRSREANSIIQQAHQLVHAGYKEIVLTGIHTGGYGDDMENYDLTDLLWDLDKVEGLERIRISSIEASQIDDRMLDVIKRSDKLVRHFHIPLQAGDDTVLKRMRRKYTTEEFYNKMLRIREAMPDVAITTDIIVGFPGETDEMYRNGYELMRKIGFSEMHVFPYSKRTGTPAARMEDQVDEEVKNARVHELIDLSEQMQLEYAEQFVGQVLDVIPEGEAKGREGSGKLHGYSDNYIQLVFDGTMDMVGKVCRVKVVEAGVNESQATLVRVLEENLKSAAM, from the coding sequence ATGCCATCCGTGGCGTTTTACACCTTAGGCTGCAAAGTTAATTTCTATGATACAGAGGCGATTTGGCAATTGTTCAAAAACGAAGGTTACGATCAAGTGGACTTTGATGAACAGACAGCGGATGTATACTTGATTAATACTTGTACAGTAACCAATACCGGCGACAAAAAGAGCCGTCAAATTATTCGTCGTGCCATTCGGCGCAACCCGGAGGCGATTGTGGCCGTTACAGGCTGCTATGCGCAGACTTCTCCGGCAGAGATTCTGGACATCCCAGGGGTGGATCTGGTTATCGGTACACAGGACCGTGACAAGATTTTGCCATATGTTAATGAAATTAAGGAGTCCCGTCAACCCGTTAATGCGGTGCGTAATATTATGAAAACCCGTGTGTTTGAAGAGATGGATGTACCTGATTTTGCTGATCGTACCCGAGCGTTCCTGAAAATCCAGGATGGATGCAATAACTTTTGCACGTTCTGCATCATTCCGTGGTCTCGTGGTCTCTCACGCAGCCGTGAGGCGAATAGCATTATTCAACAGGCGCATCAGCTCGTACACGCCGGATACAAGGAGATTGTTCTGACCGGTATTCATACAGGTGGGTATGGTGATGACATGGAGAATTATGATCTGACCGATCTGCTGTGGGACCTGGACAAGGTAGAGGGGCTGGAGCGTATTCGAATCAGCTCGATTGAAGCCAGTCAGATTGACGACCGTATGCTCGACGTGATCAAACGTTCGGACAAACTTGTTCGTCACTTCCATATTCCGCTGCAAGCGGGTGATGATACGGTGTTGAAACGCATGCGCCGTAAATATACGACGGAAGAGTTTTACAACAAAATGCTTCGCATTCGGGAAGCAATGCCGGATGTAGCGATTACAACAGACATCATTGTTGGATTTCCAGGTGAGACGGATGAGATGTACCGTAATGGCTATGAGTTGATGCGGAAGATCGGTTTTTCCGAAATGCACGTTTTCCCTTATTCGAAACGCACGGGTACACCAGCAGCACGGATGGAAGATCAGGTGGACGAAGAGGTCAAAAATGCACGTGTGCATGAACTGATTGACTTGTCTGAGCAGATGCAACTGGAGTACGCTGAGCAGTTTGTTGGACAGGTACTGGATGTTATTCCCGAAGGTGAAGCCAAAGGCCGCGAGGGAAGTGGCAAGCTGCACGGTTATAGCGACAACTACATTCAACTGGTCTTTGACGGAACGATGGATATGGTCGGTAAAGTGTGCCGAGTCAAAGTGGTTGAAGCCGGTGTCAACGAGAGTCAGGCTACGCTGGTACGTGTGTTGGAAGAGAATCTTAAGTCCGCCGCGATGTGA
- a CDS encoding RsmE family RNA methyltransferase — protein sequence MQRYFVSAEQFNEHAVIITGDDARHIGKVMRGKPGDKLIVSDGNSREALVEIETIEVGQVTANIVESLVMDREARIRVTVAQSLPKGDKMETVIQRCTEIGAVSFVPFLSERTIVQYDAKKEGKRLERWRKIAKEAAEQSHRNRIPSVEQPLSWKGLLSSFEGYSLVCYCYEKENGKQLRDALKPFVEQLAPGASAEVLIVVGPEGGFSEKETAEADQAGAVSVGLGKRILRAETAGMAALTCVLYESGEMGGM from the coding sequence ATGCAGCGATATTTTGTATCTGCAGAACAGTTTAATGAACACGCTGTGATCATCACAGGTGATGATGCACGCCATATCGGCAAGGTCATGCGTGGTAAACCTGGAGATAAACTGATTGTCAGTGACGGAAACTCCAGAGAAGCACTCGTGGAAATTGAGACCATTGAAGTTGGCCAAGTTACTGCAAATATTGTAGAGTCTCTGGTTATGGACCGTGAAGCACGGATTCGTGTAACCGTGGCACAGAGTTTGCCCAAGGGCGACAAGATGGAAACAGTCATCCAGAGATGTACTGAGATTGGGGCGGTATCATTTGTACCCTTCCTATCAGAACGTACGATTGTGCAATATGATGCCAAGAAAGAAGGCAAACGGTTGGAGCGGTGGCGGAAAATTGCCAAGGAAGCTGCCGAACAGAGTCACCGGAATCGCATTCCATCCGTTGAGCAGCCGCTTTCCTGGAAAGGGCTGTTATCTTCTTTTGAGGGCTACAGCCTGGTATGTTATTGTTATGAGAAAGAAAACGGTAAACAGCTGAGAGATGCACTGAAGCCGTTTGTAGAGCAGCTTGCACCTGGTGCAAGTGCAGAAGTTTTGATCGTGGTTGGACCGGAAGGTGGATTTTCTGAGAAGGAGACGGCAGAGGCTGATCAGGCAGGTGCCGTATCTGTTGGACTGGGCAAACGCATTTTGCGTGCTGAGACAGCTGGAATGGCAGCACTAACTTGCGTGTTATATGAATCCGGAGAAATGGGAGGAATGTAA
- a CDS encoding site-2 protease family protein yields the protein MDFWNSFFRYPIDQLPFFLLTILIAFTVHEFSHAYFANKFGDPTAKLLGRVTLNPVVHFDLFGVLLLIIAGFGWARPVPVNRANFDKPRLMGIIVSAAGPLSNLLLAIIGTIIYASLVGSGALGGIDNERLLTAITTFFAIFNLTNFFLFLFNLIPLPPLDGYRILEDVVPPSISRKLQGVEQWSIFIFLLILVIPPLQNVTIQPLYEFAQTMYVDLAKVIIELYR from the coding sequence ATGGACTTTTGGAATTCGTTCTTTCGTTATCCGATCGATCAGCTTCCGTTTTTCCTGCTGACCATTCTGATCGCATTTACGGTGCATGAATTCTCGCATGCGTATTTTGCCAACAAATTCGGTGATCCGACAGCTAAGCTGTTGGGTCGGGTCACACTGAATCCGGTTGTACACTTTGACTTGTTTGGTGTGCTGTTGCTCATTATTGCCGGCTTTGGTTGGGCACGTCCAGTTCCGGTTAATCGGGCTAACTTCGACAAACCTAGATTGATGGGTATCATCGTATCCGCAGCAGGGCCTCTGAGCAATCTGTTGCTGGCGATCATCGGTACAATCATCTATGCTTCACTGGTTGGTTCGGGAGCACTCGGCGGCATTGATAATGAGCGGTTGCTAACAGCAATCACAACGTTTTTCGCTATCTTTAACTTAACCAACTTTTTCCTGTTCCTGTTTAACTTGATTCCGTTGCCACCACTGGATGGTTATCGGATTCTGGAAGATGTAGTGCCACCTTCAATCAGCCGCAAGCTGCAAGGGGTGGAGCAATGGTCCATTTTTATCTTCCTGTTGATTCTTGTTATACCTCCGTTGCAAAATGTAACGATTCAACCTTTGTATGAGTTTGCGCAAACGATGTATGTGGATCTGGCAAAGGTAATTATCGAATTATATCGCTAA
- the prmA gene encoding 50S ribosomal protein L11 methyltransferase, with translation MLWHELTIHTTEEAVEMISNFLHEAGAGGVSIEESGTLNKKRDTTYGELYDVPLNDIPEGFAVIKGYFSEGTDMVALQSEVNPRVEELSEFGIDTGEVRYETRTVDEDDWATAWKQYFKPVRVSERLTIKPTWEEYTPESPDEKIIELDPGMAFGTGTHPTTSLCLRTLETVIQGGEEVIDVGTGSGILAIGAIKLGAKHVLALDLDPVAVISARENVELNGLEQQITVKESDLLSVLGSQDPALGVQLPVKVVVANILAEIILLFVDDVYHALESGGTYIVSGIWKNKEQVVHDALVASGFEVSAIHRDEDWLAFVARKG, from the coding sequence ATGTTATGGCATGAACTAACAATACATACCACAGAAGAAGCTGTGGAGATGATTTCGAATTTTTTACATGAAGCGGGTGCTGGAGGGGTTTCGATTGAAGAGTCCGGTACTTTAAATAAAAAACGGGACACAACGTATGGTGAGTTATACGACGTTCCATTGAATGATATTCCGGAAGGCTTTGCGGTCATCAAAGGGTACTTCTCCGAAGGTACGGACATGGTTGCATTACAGTCTGAAGTTAATCCGAGAGTTGAGGAACTCTCCGAATTCGGAATTGATACAGGTGAAGTTCGTTATGAGACGCGTACAGTGGATGAAGATGACTGGGCAACAGCCTGGAAACAATATTTCAAGCCGGTACGTGTATCGGAACGTTTGACGATCAAGCCAACGTGGGAAGAGTATACGCCAGAAAGTCCGGATGAGAAAATTATTGAGCTTGATCCAGGCATGGCTTTTGGTACAGGAACCCACCCAACGACCTCCCTCTGCTTGCGCACACTGGAAACGGTTATTCAGGGCGGCGAGGAAGTTATTGACGTAGGTACAGGCTCTGGTATTTTGGCTATCGGAGCGATAAAACTTGGGGCAAAACATGTACTGGCGCTCGATCTTGATCCAGTTGCCGTAATTAGTGCCAGGGAGAATGTGGAACTGAATGGGCTGGAGCAACAAATTACGGTTAAAGAGAGTGATCTGTTGTCCGTCCTTGGGAGTCAGGACCCTGCACTTGGTGTACAACTGCCGGTTAAGGTTGTCGTGGCGAACATTCTGGCTGAGATCATTTTGTTGTTCGTAGACGATGTCTATCATGCGCTTGAGTCTGGTGGCACATATATTGTATCCGGCATTTGGAAGAACAAAGAGCAGGTTGTACATGATGCGCTGGTAGCCTCCGGGTTTGAAGTGAGTGCGATCCACCGTGATGAGGATTGGCTGGCGTTTGTAGCCAGAAAGGGGTAA
- a CDS encoding YfhD family protein, with protein sequence MAEHERPGKILTKTEKMKRLQSAKNEDVEFSAEAADHEDIEALRRSEAADRRQGRELND encoded by the coding sequence ATGGCAGAACATGAACGTCCAGGCAAGATTCTCACAAAAACGGAAAAGATGAAACGATTGCAGTCCGCCAAAAATGAAGATGTGGAATTCAGCGCTGAAGCTGCGGATCATGAAGATATAGAAGCACTACGCCGCAGTGAAGCGGCTGATCGACGTCAGGGACGGGAGCTTAATGACTGA
- the dnaJ gene encoding molecular chaperone DnaJ, which produces MAEKRDYYEVLGVSKTANDDEIKKAYRKLARQYHPDVNKAADAEAKFKEVKEAYDVVSDGQKRAQYDQYGHVDPNQGGFGGGGDFGGGGFGDIFDMFFGGGGGGRRDPNAPQRGNDLQYTMTIEFKEAVFGKETDITIPRTEGCDTCHGSGAKPGTKPETCSVCQGSGQQEVVQNTPFGRMVNRRACSNCSGSGQIIKEKCTTCSGSGKVRKQRKIHVRIPAGVDDGAQLRMTGEGEGGLRGGPAGDLYIVIRVKSHDFFEREGDDIYCEIPLTFAQAALGDEVEIPTLTEKVKLKVPAGTQTGTYFRLKGKGVPRLRGMGQGDQHVKVVVVTPSKLNDEQKDLLRQIAALDGEQTHEHEQSFFDRVKRAFRGD; this is translated from the coding sequence GTGGCTGAAAAGCGTGATTATTATGAGGTGCTTGGCGTTAGTAAAACGGCTAACGACGATGAGATTAAAAAGGCTTACCGTAAGCTTGCCCGTCAGTATCACCCTGACGTAAACAAGGCTGCTGATGCGGAAGCTAAATTTAAAGAAGTTAAAGAAGCTTATGATGTCGTGAGTGACGGTCAGAAGCGTGCACAATATGATCAATATGGTCATGTCGATCCGAATCAAGGTGGATTCGGTGGTGGCGGTGATTTTGGCGGCGGCGGATTTGGCGACATCTTCGACATGTTCTTTGGCGGCGGTGGCGGTGGACGACGTGATCCAAATGCTCCCCAACGGGGGAATGACCTGCAGTACACGATGACGATTGAGTTCAAGGAAGCTGTATTCGGTAAAGAAACGGATATTACGATTCCGCGTACCGAAGGCTGTGATACCTGTCATGGCTCAGGTGCCAAACCTGGAACGAAACCGGAAACCTGCTCGGTCTGCCAAGGTAGCGGTCAGCAGGAAGTCGTGCAAAATACACCGTTTGGACGTATGGTTAATCGTCGTGCATGTTCGAACTGTAGTGGTTCGGGCCAAATTATCAAAGAAAAATGTACAACGTGCAGTGGTAGCGGTAAAGTTCGCAAGCAACGCAAAATTCATGTCCGCATTCCAGCGGGTGTAGATGATGGCGCGCAACTGCGTATGACAGGTGAGGGCGAGGGAGGCCTGCGTGGCGGACCAGCGGGAGATCTGTATATTGTCATTCGCGTGAAATCACATGATTTCTTCGAGCGTGAAGGTGACGATATTTATTGCGAAATCCCACTTACCTTTGCTCAGGCAGCTCTGGGAGATGAAGTTGAAATCCCAACGTTGACCGAGAAAGTGAAGTTGAAAGTACCAGCTGGTACACAAACGGGAACGTATTTCCGACTCAAAGGCAAAGGTGTACCACGCCTGCGCGGTATGGGGCAAGGAGATCAGCATGTGAAAGTGGTTGTGGTTACACCTAGTAAGCTGAATGACGAGCAGAAAGATCTGCTTCGCCAAATTGCTGCGCTGGATGGAGAGCAAACACATGAGCATGAACAATCCTTCTTTGACAGAGTGAAACGCGCCTTCCGTGGCGACTGA
- the dnaK gene encoding molecular chaperone DnaK translates to MSKVIGIDLGTTNSCVAVMEGGEAVVIPNPEGARTTPSVVGFKKDGERVVGETAKRQAITNPDRTIMSIKRHMGTSHKETIDGKDYSAQEISAIILQKLKTDAEAYLGQTVTQAVITVPAYFNDSQRQATKDAGKIAGLEVLRIVNEPTAAALAYGMEKSEDQTILVYDLGGGTFDVSILELGDGFFEVKATSGDNQLGGDDFDQVIIDYLVSEFKKDQGIDLSKDKAAVQRLKDAAEKAKKELSGVLTTTISLPFITVADGVPQHLELNLSRAKFEEISAGLVERTLEPTRRALSDAGMTANDIDKIVLVGGSTRIPAVQEAIKKLTGKDPHKGVNPDEVVALGAAVQAGVLTGDVKDVVLLDVTPLSLGIETAGGVFTKMIERNTTIPTSKSQVFSTYADNQPSVEIHVLQGEREMAAGNKSLGRFMLGDIPPAPRGVPQIEVSFDIDANGIVNVSATDKGTNKTQKITITSSSGLSDAEVEQMMKDAELHAEEDKKRRELVEAKNSADQLIYSVDKTIKDLGEKADAGEVEKANAAKEKLQGVLASDNLEDIKAATEELTEIVQQLSVKLYEQAQAQEQEAQGAEEQQGSAKRDNVVDADYEVVDEDKKQN, encoded by the coding sequence ATGAGCAAAGTAATTGGTATTGACTTAGGAACAACAAACTCATGCGTAGCAGTAATGGAAGGCGGCGAGGCTGTCGTAATTCCAAATCCGGAGGGCGCACGTACAACTCCATCCGTAGTTGGTTTCAAAAAAGATGGAGAGCGCGTTGTTGGTGAAACTGCAAAACGTCAAGCGATCACCAATCCGGATCGTACCATCATGTCGATCAAACGTCACATGGGTACTTCCCACAAGGAAACAATCGATGGCAAAGACTACTCTGCACAAGAGATCTCTGCAATCATCCTGCAAAAATTGAAAACTGATGCTGAAGCTTATCTGGGTCAAACGGTAACTCAAGCCGTTATCACTGTACCAGCTTACTTCAATGACAGTCAGCGTCAAGCGACTAAAGATGCGGGTAAAATTGCAGGTTTGGAAGTTCTGCGTATCGTCAACGAGCCTACAGCAGCAGCTTTGGCATACGGTATGGAGAAATCCGAAGACCAAACGATTCTCGTATATGACCTGGGTGGCGGTACGTTCGACGTATCCATTCTTGAACTGGGTGACGGCTTCTTCGAAGTTAAAGCAACGAGCGGGGATAACCAACTGGGCGGGGATGACTTTGACCAAGTAATCATTGATTATCTCGTAAGTGAATTCAAAAAAGATCAAGGCATTGACTTGAGTAAAGATAAAGCAGCGGTTCAACGTTTGAAAGATGCAGCGGAAAAAGCGAAAAAAGAACTTTCCGGTGTATTGACTACAACAATCTCCTTGCCGTTCATCACGGTTGCTGATGGCGTTCCACAGCATTTGGAGTTGAACCTGAGCCGTGCGAAATTTGAAGAAATCTCTGCAGGTCTGGTTGAGCGTACGCTTGAACCAACTCGTCGTGCATTGAGTGATGCGGGTATGACAGCTAACGATATCGACAAGATCGTATTAGTTGGTGGTTCCACACGTATTCCTGCAGTACAAGAAGCAATCAAAAAACTGACGGGTAAAGATCCACACAAAGGCGTTAACCCCGATGAAGTTGTAGCTTTGGGTGCTGCTGTACAAGCGGGCGTACTGACAGGTGATGTGAAAGACGTTGTATTGCTTGACGTAACTCCACTGTCCCTTGGTATCGAAACAGCAGGTGGCGTATTCACTAAGATGATCGAGCGTAACACAACGATCCCTACAAGCAAATCTCAAGTATTCTCCACATATGCAGACAATCAACCAAGCGTTGAGATTCATGTTCTGCAAGGTGAGCGTGAGATGGCAGCGGGTAACAAATCGCTTGGACGTTTCATGTTGGGTGATATTCCACCAGCTCCACGTGGCGTTCCACAGATCGAAGTTAGCTTCGATATTGATGCCAACGGTATCGTTAACGTATCTGCAACAGATAAAGGTACGAACAAAACTCAAAAAATCACAATCACTTCTTCCAGCGGTTTGAGCGATGCTGAAGTTGAGCAAATGATGAAAGATGCTGAGCTGCACGCTGAAGAAGATAAAAAACGCAGAGAACTCGTTGAAGCGAAAAACAGTGCAGATCAACTGATCTACTCTGTTGACAAAACGATCAAAGATCTTGGCGAAAAAGCAGATGCTGGCGAAGTTGAAAAAGCGAATGCAGCCAAAGAAAAACTGCAAGGCGTTCTGGCTTCCGACAACCTGGAAGACATCAAAGCTGCTACAGAAGAACTGACAGAGATCGTTCAACAATTGTCTGTGAAACTGTATGAGCAAGCACAGGCGCAAGAGCAAGAAGCACAAGGTGCTGAAGAACAACAAGGTTCCGCAAAACGTGACAACGTCGTAGACGCTGATTACGAAGTTGTGGATGAAGATAAAAAACAAAACTAA
- the grpE gene encoding nucleotide exchange factor GrpE has translation MKEEQSFTEEQEVTAAEQEPINEAGAAEAQAEEMADQEQDELARLKAEAEEQQQRYVRAQADFDNFRRRTQKEKEELAKYASMKLVTELVPVIDNFERAMATVPEGAEVESFSKGIQMIFRQLETVMNNEGLTAMESVGQPFNPEFHQAIMQVESDEYEEGIVVEEVQKGYMLKDKVLRPAMVKVSS, from the coding sequence TTGAAAGAGGAGCAATCATTTACAGAAGAACAAGAGGTAACAGCAGCTGAGCAGGAACCTATTAATGAAGCTGGCGCTGCAGAAGCACAAGCTGAAGAGATGGCTGATCAGGAGCAGGATGAGCTTGCACGTCTGAAGGCAGAAGCTGAGGAGCAACAGCAGCGTTATGTCCGTGCACAGGCTGATTTCGATAACTTCCGTCGTCGTACTCAGAAGGAAAAAGAAGAATTGGCTAAATACGCTTCGATGAAGCTGGTCACCGAACTGGTACCGGTTATTGATAACTTCGAGCGCGCCATGGCTACTGTACCGGAAGGTGCAGAGGTCGAATCTTTCTCCAAGGGCATCCAAATGATTTTCCGTCAATTGGAAACCGTGATGAATAACGAAGGTCTGACGGCAATGGAATCGGTAGGACAACCGTTCAATCCTGAATTCCACCAAGCAATTATGCAAGTGGAGAGCGACGAGTACGAAGAAGGTATCGTTGTTGAGGAAGTCCAAAAGGGCTACATGCTGAAAGATAAAGTGCTTCGTCCAGCTATGGTTAAAGTCAGCTCATAA
- the hrcA gene encoding heat-inducible transcriptional repressor HrcA: MLTERQRMILNAIVDDYIRSAEPVGSRSISKRGDVGYSPATIRNEMADLEDMGFLEQPHTSAGRIPSHKGYRYYVDHLVPWNQVEPQELDDLKSFFAEKLNVMEQVIQHASNILSHMTNYTSILLGPEVFHTSLRHFQLLPLNESEAVAIIVTNTGQVENKTVQIPPEISVAEMEKVVRLLNTKLVGVPIYKLKSRLYTELGQEMERHITRYEEVMQVLNSAFDNEHDNRLFLSGATNMLTQPEFKDIEKVKDILDLLEETPTLMKLMMPVPGGSGIQVRIGTENDHEAFANCSLITASYSLDGEALGSIGILGPTRMDYARVIHILNTLSRDLTAMLTHRFK, from the coding sequence ATGTTAACAGAGCGTCAACGAATGATTCTGAACGCTATAGTGGATGACTATATCCGTTCAGCTGAGCCCGTAGGGTCCCGGAGCATTTCCAAAAGGGGAGATGTTGGATATAGTCCGGCGACGATCCGTAATGAAATGGCGGACCTTGAAGATATGGGTTTCCTGGAACAGCCGCATACATCGGCAGGACGCATTCCTTCTCATAAAGGCTATCGATATTACGTCGATCATTTGGTTCCTTGGAATCAGGTGGAGCCCCAGGAATTGGACGATCTGAAGTCGTTCTTCGCCGAAAAGCTGAATGTCATGGAACAAGTTATTCAACATGCATCCAATATTTTGTCACATATGACGAATTATACTTCGATCCTGCTTGGACCGGAAGTATTCCATACGTCCCTTCGCCACTTCCAATTGCTTCCTCTGAACGAAAGTGAAGCTGTGGCAATCATTGTGACCAATACCGGTCAGGTGGAGAACAAGACGGTCCAGATTCCTCCAGAAATTTCGGTAGCCGAGATGGAGAAAGTGGTTCGACTGTTGAACACCAAGCTGGTTGGTGTGCCAATTTACAAATTGAAATCCCGTCTCTATACTGAACTTGGGCAAGAGATGGAACGGCATATTACACGTTACGAGGAAGTTATGCAGGTGCTAAACAGTGCCTTTGACAACGAACATGATAATCGTCTGTTCCTCAGTGGTGCCACCAATATGTTGACTCAACCGGAGTTTAAAGATATCGAAAAGGTAAAAGATATTCTTGACCTGCTGGAAGAGACACCAACACTCATGAAATTGATGATGCCCGTGCCGGGTGGATCTGGTATTCAAGTGCGAATCGGCACTGAGAATGATCATGAAGCCTTTGCCAACTGCAGCCTGATTACAGCCTCCTATTCATTGGACGGTGAGGCTTTGGGTTCGATCGGTATTCTAGGACCCACGCGGATGGATTATGCACGTGTCATTCATATTCTAAATACACTATCCCGTGACTTGACGGCGATGCTGACACATCGTTTCAAATAA
- a CDS encoding N-acetyltransferase has product MSVICRKAVPEDVEPLYEMIKGYAERGIMLPRSREILHRQLEHFVVAEVDGEVVGCGSLCRLGNDLVEVRSLGISEGHKGLGIGSRLLDRLVEEAEKQQIPKVMALTYEVSFFLKNGFAVVEKEIFPEKVWTDCVHCSKQDCCDEIAVLKELNVSA; this is encoded by the coding sequence ATGTCGGTAATATGCAGAAAAGCCGTGCCGGAAGATGTTGAACCACTGTATGAAATGATTAAGGGCTATGCAGAGCGTGGGATCATGCTTCCGCGATCACGGGAAATACTGCACCGGCAGCTGGAGCACTTTGTTGTAGCCGAAGTTGATGGTGAAGTGGTGGGTTGCGGATCGCTTTGTCGTCTGGGGAATGATTTGGTGGAAGTCAGATCACTCGGTATCTCGGAAGGACACAAAGGGCTCGGTATTGGCTCCCGATTGCTGGACCGACTGGTAGAAGAAGCGGAGAAACAACAGATTCCTAAGGTTATGGCGTTGACATACGAAGTATCCTTCTTCCTCAAAAACGGCTTTGCCGTAGTGGAAAAAGAGATTTTTCCCGAGAAAGTATGGACCGACTGTGTTCATTGCAGCAAGCAGGATTGTTGTGATGAGATCGCGGTATTAAAAGAGCTTAACGTTTCAGCCTAA
- the hemW gene encoding radical SAM family heme chaperone HemW, producing MTLAAHSRKTGAPQAVYLHIPFCTNKCFYCDFNSYVLKDQPVMQYLEALEREMEHTVKANPPGEIKTIFVGGGTPTALKPDEMAVFLRSVKTYFPNWADDIEFSMEANPGTTDAEKLAAMKEGGVNRVSFGVQAFQNDLLTGIGRIHNTDDVYRSLENARKAGLNNLSIDLMFGLPNQTVEMLNESIDKALELDLPHYSIYSLKVEENTLFHTLYQKNQLPLPHEDDELEMYLLLMRRMKEAGYGQYEISNFAKPGFESRHNITYWRNEDYYGLGAGAHGYVGRERHMNIKGINPYVEASRAGLPRLDHFEIARPEAMEDYLMVGLRMLEGASASRFSEQFGESMEEVFAKPLGKMLNAGLLERTADGFRLSEQGILFGNDVFAEFIGSISLNS from the coding sequence ATGACATTGGCAGCACACAGCCGGAAGACAGGTGCGCCCCAAGCGGTGTATCTTCACATTCCCTTTTGCACGAATAAATGTTTTTATTGCGACTTTAACTCTTACGTTCTGAAAGATCAGCCCGTGATGCAATATCTCGAAGCGCTGGAACGGGAGATGGAACATACAGTTAAGGCCAATCCACCGGGCGAGATCAAGACCATATTTGTAGGTGGGGGTACGCCAACAGCTCTGAAACCGGATGAGATGGCCGTATTTCTTCGTTCCGTGAAGACGTATTTCCCAAATTGGGCGGACGATATTGAATTCTCGATGGAAGCCAACCCGGGAACCACGGATGCGGAGAAACTCGCTGCGATGAAAGAAGGCGGGGTCAACCGTGTCAGCTTTGGCGTGCAGGCGTTTCAGAATGATCTGCTGACAGGCATTGGCCGTATTCATAATACGGATGATGTATATCGCAGTTTGGAGAATGCTCGTAAAGCAGGCTTGAATAACCTGTCCATTGACCTGATGTTTGGGTTGCCAAACCAGACCGTAGAAATGTTGAATGAGAGTATCGACAAAGCGCTCGAACTGGATCTGCCGCATTACTCCATCTACAGCCTGAAAGTGGAAGAAAATACACTTTTCCATACACTGTATCAGAAGAACCAGTTACCACTTCCTCATGAAGATGATGAGCTGGAAATGTATCTTCTATTAATGAGACGAATGAAAGAAGCAGGCTATGGGCAATACGAGATCAGTAACTTTGCCAAGCCGGGCTTTGAGAGTCGTCACAATATTACCTACTGGCGTAATGAGGACTACTACGGTCTTGGTGCAGGTGCACATGGGTATGTGGGCCGTGAACGGCATATGAATATTAAAGGTATAAATCCTTATGTCGAAGCTTCACGAGCAGGGCTGCCTCGTCTGGATCATTTTGAGATTGCTCGCCCGGAGGCCATGGAAGATTATCTGATGGTTGGGCTGAGAATGTTGGAGGGGGCTTCGGCCTCACGCTTTAGCGAACAGTTCGGAGAGTCCATGGAAGAAGTGTTTGCGAAGCCTTTGGGCAAAATGTTGAACGCAGGGTTGCTTGAGCGGACGGCAGACGGCTTCCGACTGAGCGAGCAGGGTATCCTGTTCGGAAATGACGTTTTTGCGGAGTTTATCGGGTCCATATCGCTGAATTCATAG